One window of the Candidatus Binatus sp. genome contains the following:
- a CDS encoding AtpZ/AtpI family protein has translation MPLISGKYARSLAMALEIPMSPIAGGVFGHYIDVYFHTEPWFTGILALFGFIHSIVTIVRIVRMETQIPPGPPN, from the coding sequence ATGCCGCTGATCTCCGGCAAATACGCGCGCTCGCTTGCGATGGCGCTCGAAATTCCGATGTCGCCGATCGCAGGCGGCGTCTTCGGGCATTACATCGACGTGTACTTTCACACCGAGCCGTGGTTCACCGGCATCCTGGCGTTATTCGGATTCATCCATTCGATTGTGACCATCGTGAGGATCGTGAGGATGGAGACGCAAATTCCGCCGGGCCCGCCGAACTGA